Proteins encoded together in one Halomicrobium urmianum window:
- a CDS encoding IclR family transcriptional regulator, giving the protein MPDAVPVNAAKISLEIVETLRELDGAGVSEIADRLDRPTSTIHDHLQTLEAEEYLVKEGSTYHVSTRFLQLGDQARSRKKVFEIARPEIDDLADKTGEHANLMIEEHGLGVFLYRARGPDAVQLDTHAGMRVPLQTTALGKTIMANRPREEVEEIVDRRGLPEVTETTVTDREELFEVLDEVRERGYAYDDEERVKGMRCVAAPITDDDGRAIAAVSVSGPKSRMRGDRFSEEIPELILRSANVIEVNLTYS; this is encoded by the coding sequence ATGCCCGATGCAGTCCCGGTGAACGCGGCCAAGATCTCCCTGGAGATAGTCGAGACGCTCCGCGAACTGGACGGGGCGGGCGTCTCGGAGATCGCCGACCGGCTCGACAGACCCACGAGCACGATCCACGATCACCTGCAGACGCTCGAGGCGGAGGAGTACCTCGTCAAGGAGGGGAGCACGTACCACGTCAGCACCCGGTTCCTCCAGCTCGGCGATCAGGCCCGGTCCCGCAAGAAGGTGTTCGAGATCGCGCGCCCAGAGATCGACGACCTCGCCGACAAGACCGGCGAACACGCCAATCTCATGATCGAGGAACACGGGCTCGGCGTGTTCCTCTACCGGGCCCGCGGCCCGGACGCCGTCCAGCTCGACACGCACGCTGGGATGCGCGTCCCGCTCCAGACGACGGCCCTGGGGAAGACGATCATGGCCAATCGCCCACGCGAGGAGGTCGAGGAGATCGTCGACCGACGAGGGCTGCCGGAGGTGACCGAGACGACGGTCACCGACCGCGAGGAGCTGTTCGAGGTGCTCGACGAGGTCCGCGAGCGCGGCTACGCGTACGACGACGAGGAGCGCGTCAAGGGGATGCGCTGCGTCGCGGCACCGATCACGGACGACGACGGGCGCGCCATCGCCGCCGTCAGCGTCTCCGGCCCCAAGAGCCGGATGCGCGGCGACCGGTTCTCGGAGGAGATCCCCGAGCTGATCCTCCGGAGCGCGAACGTCATCGAAGTGAATCTCACCTACTCCTGA
- the rhcF gene encoding 2,4-diketo-3-deoxy-L-rhamnonate hydrolase (part of the rhamnose catabolism pathway): MQFVRYTTGGAPEWGVRRDDDIVPLAGLREDVSYQQLTDSGFLRVVEDAVEAAADSSVPAEEARLLAPVPRPGKIVCVGMNYHDHAEEQDEEVPDQPLLFGKSPSSVTNPGDPIVHPAELDEVDYEVELGVVIGRTAKDVDAAEARDYVAGYTAINDVSGRDAQFDDGQWFRGKSFDTFAPMGPTLVPDEYVDPHGLDVACRVNGETKQDSNTEEFIFDVDDLVEYISGFTTLRPGDVISTGTPGGVGVFRDPPELLEPGDEVDVEIEGIGTLTNSVVAEE, encoded by the coding sequence ATGCAGTTCGTCCGATACACTACCGGCGGTGCCCCGGAGTGGGGCGTTCGACGCGACGACGACATCGTACCGCTCGCGGGGCTCCGCGAGGACGTCAGCTACCAGCAACTGACCGATTCCGGTTTCCTCCGGGTCGTCGAGGACGCCGTCGAGGCCGCCGCCGACAGCTCCGTCCCGGCCGAGGAGGCCCGCCTCCTCGCGCCCGTCCCTCGTCCCGGCAAGATCGTCTGCGTCGGCATGAACTACCACGATCACGCCGAGGAGCAGGACGAGGAGGTGCCCGACCAGCCGCTGCTGTTCGGCAAATCGCCGTCGTCCGTCACCAATCCCGGCGACCCCATCGTCCACCCCGCGGAGCTCGATGAGGTCGACTACGAGGTCGAGCTGGGCGTCGTGATCGGCCGCACCGCGAAGGACGTCGACGCGGCCGAGGCCCGCGACTACGTGGCGGGGTACACGGCGATCAACGACGTCAGCGGCCGGGACGCGCAGTTCGACGACGGCCAGTGGTTCCGCGGCAAGAGCTTCGACACGTTCGCGCCGATGGGACCGACGCTGGTGCCCGACGAGTACGTCGACCCGCACGGCCTTGACGTCGCCTGTCGCGTCAACGGCGAGACGAAGCAGGACTCGAACACGGAGGAGTTCATCTTCGACGTCGACGATCTAGTCGAGTATATCAGCGGGTTCACGACGCTACGCCCGGGCGACGTCATCTCGACCGGCACGCCCGGCGGCGTCGGCGTGTTCCGCGACCCGCCCGAACTGCTCGAACCCGGCGACGAGGTCGACGTCGAGATCGAGGGCATCGGGACGCTGACCAACTCCGTCGTCGCCGAGGAGTAG
- a CDS encoding amidohydrolase family protein — protein MLDTHTHAWGAASEEHPWVNGPILDLVDGFDVHAVYTDDRLLRDMDRNGIDEAVVVGYPICEWMDNWYTLQAVEGSDRLYGIVMLDQFADGAADRLREYMAVDGILGIRLGAACPYDRMWETFDPSVDWLRDAIEEEAFWEAARETDAAVQILCDYTQLDQALELVETYPELTYLFDHFAHAGPGVSTDAETFARFEELAEYDTVAVKVSEVVHRSNEGFPYADMHDAVRRFLDVFGRERVIWGSDYPNVSDEAEYGESLHWLDQVDGLSTGDRKWLTDRSFRRHVGLE, from the coding sequence GTGCTGGACACGCACACGCACGCCTGGGGAGCGGCCAGCGAGGAACACCCCTGGGTCAACGGGCCGATCCTCGACCTCGTCGACGGGTTCGACGTCCACGCGGTGTACACCGACGACCGCCTGCTGCGGGACATGGACCGCAACGGGATCGACGAGGCCGTCGTCGTGGGGTATCCCATCTGCGAGTGGATGGACAACTGGTACACCCTGCAAGCGGTCGAGGGGAGCGATCGGCTGTACGGCATCGTGATGCTCGATCAGTTCGCCGACGGCGCGGCCGACCGCCTCAGGGAATACATGGCCGTCGACGGTATCCTCGGGATCCGACTGGGCGCCGCCTGCCCGTACGATCGGATGTGGGAGACGTTCGACCCGAGCGTTGACTGGCTCCGGGACGCGATCGAGGAGGAGGCCTTCTGGGAGGCCGCCCGCGAGACCGACGCCGCCGTCCAGATCCTCTGTGACTACACCCAGCTCGACCAGGCTCTCGAACTGGTCGAGACCTATCCCGAGCTGACCTACCTGTTCGACCACTTCGCCCACGCGGGGCCCGGCGTCTCCACCGACGCGGAGACGTTCGCCCGGTTCGAGGAACTGGCCGAGTACGACACCGTCGCCGTCAAGGTCTCCGAAGTGGTCCACCGCTCGAACGAGGGGTTCCCCTACGCGGACATGCACGACGCGGTCCGGCGGTTTCTGGACGTGTTCGGCCGCGAGCGCGTGATCTGGGGATCTGACTACCCCAACGTCAGCGACGAGGCCGAGTACGGCGAGTCCCTGCACTGGCTGGATCAGGTCGACGGCCTGTCGACGGGCGACCGGAAGTGGCTCACCGACCGGTCGTTCCGCCGGCACGTCGGACTGGAGTAG
- a CDS encoding LUD domain-containing protein translates to MSATPIDSLASALSALDVPCERTTPDEFGETLAEHLRGPAVGVSLDGVDASLSRTDVTVDPTPAELDAAHTGVTPASFAIADYGSVVIPTTETGTELVSLFVDRHVAVVDEADVVPGMEAAFDRFGDEFRADAGSGIVATGPSATADMGALVRGAHGPSEVRVIVLEDDDE, encoded by the coding sequence ATGTCAGCAACGCCAATCGATTCCCTGGCGTCGGCGCTATCCGCCCTCGACGTCCCCTGCGAGCGGACGACACCGGACGAGTTCGGCGAGACGCTCGCGGAGCACCTCCGCGGACCCGCCGTCGGCGTCTCGCTCGACGGCGTCGACGCCAGCCTGTCGAGGACGGACGTGACGGTCGATCCGACGCCGGCCGAACTCGACGCCGCGCACACCGGCGTGACGCCGGCCTCCTTCGCGATCGCCGACTACGGATCGGTCGTGATTCCGACGACGGAGACCGGGACCGAACTCGTGAGCCTCTTCGTGGACCGCCACGTGGCAGTCGTCGACGAGGCCGACGTCGTCCCCGGGATGGAGGCCGCCTTCGACCGCTTCGGCGACGAGTTCCGCGCCGACGCTGGCAGCGGCATCGTCGCCACGGGGCCGAGCGCGACGGCCGACATGGGAGCGCTCGTCCGCGGCGCGCACGGGCCCAGCGAGGTCCGCGTGATCGTCCTGGAGGACGACGATGAGTAA
- a CDS encoding LUD domain-containing protein yields MSKADRLREVMAAEGEAVSENTQGFNAGRYESVERLEDYEELKAKARSIKEDAIERLPELIDELRETIEDRGGTLYVADDAADANDYVRSVVDDRDAERVVKSKSMTSEEIDVNEALEADGVDVVETDLGEWVLQVADEAPSHIVAPAIHKSREDIARLFNERFDPDEPLETAEELTTFAREHLGELVEDAEVGMTGANFVTADTGTMALVTSEGNARKTVAATDTHVAVAGVEKVIPSVEDLQPFVELIGRSGTGQDITSYISLLTPPVGTPTVDFGDDETPISEYDDDRDFHLVLIDNGRTAMREDDDLRETLYCIRCSACSNSCANFQQVGGHAFGGETYSGGIATGWETGVEGLDTAAEFNDLCTGCTRCVDACPVGIDIPWINTVVRDRINHRGEEGQFDFLVDGLTPDEETGSPSLQKRLFGNFETVAKAGSALAPVSNWLADAFVSRAAMQRVLGIDARRDLPEFQRETLVDWFADRDVTVENPRRRAVLYPDLYTNHVQVERGKAAVRVLEALGVDVVVPPAPSSGRAPLSQGMVATARDHAERVAATLEPHVRDGRDVVVIEPSDHALFEREYERLLDEASFERLASNAYEVMEFVYGLLENGAPADALARGDGEAVAYHSHCQQRTLGLEPHTVAVLEDLGYDVLTSDVECCGMAGSFGYKDQYYDVSMAVGDELREQFTDDDARDRTVVASGTSCLDQLDDLLERPTRHPIQLLSP; encoded by the coding sequence ATGAGTAAGGCCGATCGGCTCCGCGAGGTGATGGCCGCCGAGGGCGAGGCGGTCAGCGAGAACACGCAGGGGTTCAACGCGGGCCGCTACGAGTCCGTCGAGCGCCTCGAGGACTACGAGGAACTGAAGGCGAAGGCCCGCTCGATCAAGGAAGACGCCATCGAGCGGCTCCCCGAACTGATCGACGAACTCCGCGAGACGATCGAGGACAGGGGCGGCACGCTGTACGTAGCCGACGACGCGGCCGACGCCAACGACTACGTCAGGTCGGTCGTCGACGACCGGGACGCCGAGCGGGTCGTCAAGAGTAAGTCGATGACCTCCGAGGAGATCGACGTCAACGAGGCCCTCGAGGCGGACGGCGTCGACGTCGTCGAGACGGACCTCGGCGAGTGGGTGCTGCAGGTCGCCGACGAGGCACCGAGCCACATCGTCGCGCCCGCCATCCACAAGTCGCGCGAGGACATCGCACGGCTGTTCAACGAGCGGTTCGATCCCGACGAGCCCCTGGAGACCGCCGAGGAGCTCACGACCTTCGCGCGCGAGCACCTCGGCGAACTCGTCGAGGACGCCGAGGTCGGCATGACGGGCGCGAACTTCGTCACCGCCGACACGGGCACGATGGCGCTGGTGACCAGCGAAGGCAACGCCCGGAAGACCGTCGCCGCGACGGACACCCACGTCGCCGTCGCCGGCGTCGAGAAGGTGATCCCCAGCGTCGAGGACCTCCAGCCGTTCGTAGAGCTGATCGGTCGATCCGGGACGGGGCAGGACATCACCTCCTATATCTCCCTGCTGACGCCGCCGGTCGGGACGCCGACAGTCGATTTCGGCGACGACGAGACGCCCATCTCGGAGTACGACGACGACCGGGACTTCCACCTCGTGCTGATCGACAACGGCCGGACGGCGATGCGCGAGGACGACGACCTCCGGGAGACGCTGTACTGCATCCGCTGCTCCGCGTGCTCGAACTCCTGTGCGAACTTCCAGCAGGTCGGCGGCCACGCCTTCGGCGGGGAGACCTACTCCGGCGGCATCGCGACCGGCTGGGAGACCGGCGTCGAGGGACTGGACACCGCGGCCGAGTTCAACGACCTCTGTACCGGCTGTACGCGCTGCGTCGACGCCTGCCCGGTCGGCATCGACATCCCCTGGATCAACACCGTCGTCCGCGACCGGATCAACCACCGCGGCGAGGAGGGCCAGTTCGACTTCCTCGTCGACGGGCTCACGCCCGACGAGGAGACGGGCTCGCCGTCGCTGCAGAAGCGCTTGTTCGGCAACTTCGAGACCGTCGCGAAGGCCGGGTCTGCGCTCGCGCCCGTCTCCAACTGGCTCGCAGACGCGTTCGTCTCGCGGGCCGCCATGCAGCGGGTCCTCGGCATCGACGCCCGCCGGGACCTCCCGGAGTTCCAGCGCGAGACGCTGGTCGACTGGTTCGCTGATCGGGACGTCACCGTCGAGAATCCCCGTCGACGGGCCGTGCTCTACCCCGACCTGTACACCAACCACGTGCAGGTGGAGCGCGGGAAGGCCGCGGTCCGCGTCCTCGAAGCGCTCGGCGTCGACGTCGTCGTGCCGCCCGCGCCGTCGAGCGGTCGCGCCCCGCTCTCACAGGGGATGGTGGCGACGGCCCGCGACCACGCCGAGCGCGTCGCGGCGACGCTGGAACCCCACGTCCGGGACGGCCGCGACGTCGTCGTGATCGAGCCGAGCGACCACGCGCTGTTCGAGCGCGAGTACGAGCGACTCCTCGACGAGGCGTCGTTCGAGCGCCTCGCGTCGAACGCCTACGAGGTCATGGAGTTCGTCTACGGGCTGCTGGAGAATGGCGCCCCGGCCGACGCGCTCGCCCGCGGCGACGGCGAGGCCGTCGCGTATCACAGCCACTGCCAGCAGCGGACGCTCGGCCTGGAGCCCCATACCGTCGCCGTCCTCGAGGACCTGGGCTACGACGTGCTGACCTCGGACGTCGAGTGCTGCGGGATGGCCGGGAGCTTCGGCTACAAGGACCAGTACTACGACGTGAGTATGGCCGTCGGCGACGAGCTCCGGGAGCAGTTCACCGACGACGACGCCCGCGACCGGACGGTCGTCGCCAGCGGGACGTCGTGTCTCGACCAGCTGGACGACCTGCTCGAACGGCCGACGAGACATCCGATCCAGTTGCTCTCCCCGTAA
- a CDS encoding SDR family NAD(P)-dependent oxidoreductase produces MIELSLADRPAIVTGASRGIGRQIAETFAAAGGDVAICSRSRADVEPVADQLTDEHDGRVVPVECDVTDADAVRDLVDVAIEEFGDLRVLVNNAGGADESADLLHRCDEETFERTVELNLKGPYLLAREALPAMIAAGGGSMIHVGSVNGLFGIGLAGYSEAKSGLLALSRNVATHYGQYGVRSNVLSAGTIETQNRKEEMEDTEDRSGGTSARDRWLDQYPLGRFGRPDEVADTALFLATERSGFITGENVVVDGGLTAGLPTSFVNEIYQADEAPSSR; encoded by the coding sequence ATGATAGAGCTGTCCCTGGCCGACCGCCCGGCTATCGTCACCGGCGCGTCGAGAGGCATTGGCCGCCAGATCGCGGAGACCTTCGCCGCTGCCGGCGGCGACGTCGCTATCTGCTCCCGCTCGCGCGCGGACGTCGAACCGGTCGCCGACCAGCTTACCGACGAGCACGACGGGCGCGTCGTCCCAGTCGAGTGCGACGTGACCGACGCCGATGCGGTCCGCGACCTCGTGGACGTCGCCATCGAGGAGTTCGGCGACCTCCGGGTGCTGGTGAACAACGCCGGCGGTGCCGACGAATCGGCCGACCTCCTGCATCGCTGTGACGAGGAGACCTTCGAGCGGACGGTCGAACTCAACCTGAAGGGCCCGTACTTGCTGGCGCGCGAGGCGTTACCCGCGATGATCGCCGCCGGCGGCGGATCGATGATCCACGTCGGTTCGGTCAACGGCCTGTTCGGTATTGGACTGGCGGGGTACTCCGAGGCCAAGAGCGGCCTCCTGGCGCTCTCGCGTAACGTCGCGACCCACTACGGTCAGTACGGCGTCCGGTCGAACGTCCTCTCGGCGGGGACGATCGAGACGCAGAATCGCAAGGAAGAGATGGAGGACACCGAGGACCGATCGGGCGGTACGAGCGCGCGGGACCGCTGGCTCGACCAGTATCCGCTCGGTCGCTTCGGCCGCCCGGACGAGGTCGCCGACACCGCGCTCTTCCTCGCCACGGAGCGGTCGGGGTTCATCACCGGCGAAAACGTCGTCGTCGACGGGGGGCTCACGGCTGGTCTCCCGACGTCTTTCGTGAACGAGATCTATCAGGCTGACGAGGCCCCCAGCAGTCGATGA